A stretch of the Zeugodacus cucurbitae isolate PBARC_wt_2022May chromosome 6, idZeuCucr1.2, whole genome shotgun sequence genome encodes the following:
- the LOC105216936 gene encoding P protein: MSKPSLWSHEADEHDSLESDTEFVEWRTARTRTTMKGTVGKIQTSPAHDRAQRTDRRKVVAFEDGGDQRLYAGAANFNDDTSATSLSEAEEDEAAESQTAMQKRKSKYLKIVKISVLFVIWLIFTSLLLVQPEHEHSKSNFICIHNGTEKIFNVPEPSKSNGFFIIATGPFIMLSKHQLKKLAGKEKTLSIQLFQFVGSERHEVTKPWVLYLEDTSDLDSIHLVERTKLFALQSISEKGSDKLQISMRTNIPEPLSLEFYYEPSPINLEIGVAIALVLVIGFYILLMLDIVHRALAIIVFCTLAISMLALLNLRPSLRTIIDWIDFEILLELFGLTLIIAILAETGIIDYITVRIYECSNGHIWPILNCLCFITFVLSSWLDNILMVLLIAPITMRVCELMELNPLPLLSCLIIYANVGNTLTPNGETPAEYVLNHEVLRREGIDAFVFVEHVLPGTIIAGASAYLYMRILYHDSNTMRYKDGAEIERLRRVIKVWSRTAKSISPYSKDEEAMRDTVLSKVRRLRKRLQRIGKMPTPPPDYKETVKALKNEFQITDKALLVKCCIVLLFVFVLIGLHLIPNLHFLSVAWTSLLACILMLILAENEDFDGILGRIEWSTMLFLACVIVFSEATSQMGLFDVISNLTGNLITYSSSDARLVVAILIAVWWSAFCAAFLTDASVASLMLRAVTVAVEDIEEEELPVQPLIWAVLLGSGLGSIGTIIGTYANVICAGVAEKHGYNFPFLYYCKVGFPIMLVCVTSVTIYLMIAHVVCHWH, translated from the coding sequence ATGTCAAAACCCTCGCTCTGGAGTCACGAAGCGGACGAACATGATTCACTGGAATCGGACACAGAGTTCGTTGAGTGGCGAACCGCTAGAACACGCACGACGATGAAAGGAACTGTAGGCAAAATTCAGACGTCTCCTGCGCATGACCGCGCACAGAGAACGGACCGTCGCAAGGTGGTAGCTTTCGAAGATGGAGGGGATCAGCGTTTGTACGCCGGAGCAGCGAACTTCAATGATGATACAAGTGCGACATCGCTCTCCGAAGCAGAAGAAGATGAAGCTGCTGAATCACAAACCGCAATGCAAAAAAGGAagagtaaatatttgaaaatcgtCAAGATCAGTGTGCTCTTTGTAATTTGGCTAATATTCACGAGTTTGCTATTGGTACAACCCGAACATGAACACTCCAAATCGAATTTCATATGCATTCATAATGGCACAGAGAAGATCTTCAATGTGCCAGAGCCATCAAAGTCGAATGGATTCTTCATTATAGCTACCGGGCCATTTATAATGCTCTCGAAGCATCAGTTGAAAAAGTTAGCCGGTAAAGAAAAAACGTTGAGTATTCAGCTGTTTCAATTTGTGGGGAGTGAAAGACATGAAGTTACCAAGCCTTGGGTATTATATTTAGAAGACACCTCGGATTTAGACAGCATACATCTTGTGGAACGCACAAAACTGTTCGCATTGCAGTCCATTTCTGAGAAGGGTAGCGACAAGTTGCAAATCAGCATGCGCACGAATATACCGGAACCGCTTTCGTTGGAGTTCTATTATGAGCCGTCGCCGATAAACTTAGAAATCGGTGTTGCCATAGCGCTCGTACTAGTAATTGGCTTCTATATACTGCTGATGCTGGACATCGTGCATCGTGCGCTCGCTATAATCGTTTTCTGCACGCTCGCCATCAGCATGCTAGCACTACTCAATTTACGACCCTCGTTGCGTACTATCATCGACTGGATCGATTTCGAGATACTCTTGGAGCTATTCGGTTTGACGCTCATCATAGCCATATTGGCAGAGACTGGTATTATCGATTACATCACCGTACGCATCTATGAGTGCTCAAACGGTCATATCTGGCCAATACTGAATTGCTTGTGTTTCATCACTTTTGTGCTTTCATCATGGCTCGATAACATTTTGATGGTGCTATTGATCGCACCGATTACCATGCGTGTTTGCGAACTAATGGAACTGAATCCGTTGCCGTTACTCTCCTGCCTGATTATCTATGCGAATGTTGGCAATACTTTGACGCCAAATGGTGAGACACCGGCCGAATACGTATTGAACCACGAGGTATTACGACGCGAGGGCATCGACGCGTTTGTCTTTGTCGAGCACGTTTTGCCAGGTACCATAATAGCCGGCGCAAGCGCTTACCTCTACATGCGTATACTCTATCACGATTCGAATACGATGCGCTATAAAGATGGTGCCGAGATTGAACGTCTGCGTCGTGTTATTAAGGTGTGGTCGCGCACCGCCAAGAGTATTAGTCCATATTCGAAGGATGAAGAAGCGATGCGCGATACAGTCTTATCGAAGGTGCGTCGTCTGCGTAAGCGCCTACAACGTATTGGTAAGATGCCAACACCACCACCGGACTACAAGGAAACCGTGAAGGCGCTCAAAAACGAATTTCAAATTACTGATAAGGCGCTACTAGTCAAATGCTGTATTGTGCTGCTCTTCGTTTTCGTACTCATCGGACTGCATCTCATACCGAATTTGCATTTTCTCTCCGTGGCTTGGACCTCGCTGCTCGCCTGCATTCTCATGCTCATATTGGCTGAAAATGAAGATTTCGATGGCATACTCGGCCGCATTGAGTGGTCGACTATGCTCTTTCTCGCCTGTGTCATTGTTTTCTCTGAGGCCACATCGCAGATGGGACTATTCGATGTGATTAGCAATTTGACGGGTAATCTGATTACCTATAGCAGTTCCGATGCGCGTCTGGTTGTTGCCATTCTGATAGCCGTTTGGTGGTCGGCGTTTTGTGCTGCCTTTCTAACCGACGCTTCAGTGGCCTCGTTGATGTTACGTGCTGTAACCGTTGCCGTGGAAGATATCGAGGAGGAAGAATTGCCCGTGCAGCCGCTCATTTGGGCCGTGCTGCTGGGCTCCGGCTTGGGCAGCATTGGCACGATAATCGGCACTTATGCGAATGTCATATGCGCCGGTGTGGCGGAGAAACATGGCTATAATTTTCCATTCCTCTATTACTGCAAGGTAGGCTTCCCCATTATGTTGGTGTGTGTGACGAGCGTTACCATATACTTGATGATTGCTCATGTGGTGTGCCACTGGCATTAA